A genome region from Festucalex cinctus isolate MCC-2025b chromosome 17, RoL_Fcin_1.0, whole genome shotgun sequence includes the following:
- the fam20a gene encoding pseudokinase FAM20A has protein sequence MRKDRLLLAVTLTAIFSADLYFILLPKLRNAGEGSRHFCPCRRSNFSLPSQFSNWTAFALRDVEASGLSNGSSKLDRLFAHPLYNTRNPTLGTEEKLLQADQLMDYYRKKLSRWKRHMKLYNEAAAASNMTVTHHEVDFHADANWLKFHAGITRQALYSRHDPAIARLLLDMHDMTVVSADYTQDEKALKGACDCSQVVKPSGHHLKLAVKMQDFGKAMFKPMRQQRDEETPDDVFFFVDVQRHNAEIAAFHLDRILDFRRVPPVVGRFLNLTGEVLQVTRNDDLRAVFFTSPANNTCFFAKCLYACKTEYAVCGSPDLLEGSLSAYLPGLSIAPRISIPNPWIRSYTFTGQEEWQVNPSYCDTLKKLYPYNSGNRLLNIIDMSIFDFLMGNMDRHHYEIFTKFGDEGFLLHLDNARGFGKHSRDEISILAPLLQCCIIKRSTLLRLQLLAQPDFRLSDAMRESLQKDRLRPILSEAHLSALDRRLVKVLRAVQRCTRKLGDERVIANDFVRAPAHTWADADSETAR, from the exons ATGAGAAAAGACCGTCTCCTGTTGGCCGTAACCCTCACCGCCATCTTCTCCGCTGACCTCTACTTCATCCTCCTGCCAAAGCTGAGGAACGCGGGAGAAGGATCGAGGCACTTTTGTCCGTGCCGCCGCAGCAACTTCAGCCTGCCCAGTCAGTTCTCCAACTGGACTGCTTTCGCGCTCCGGGACGTGGAAGCGTCGGGACTCAGCAATGGGAGCTCCAAGCTTGACCGGTTGTTTGCACATCCTCTGTATAACACCCGGAACCCCACGCTGGGAACAGAGGAGAAACTGCTTCAGGCGGACCAGCTGATGGACTACTACAGGAAGAAATTGTCACGATGGAAAAG ACACATGAAGTTATACAACGAAGCTGCGGCCGCCTCCAACATGACCGTGACCCACCACGAGGTGGACTTCCACGCTGACGCCAACTGGCTCAAGTTCCACGCGGGGATCACCCGCCAGGCTCTGTACTCCCGTCACGACCCCGCCATCGCACGGCTGCTCCTGGACATGCACGACATGACGGTGGTCAGCGCAG ATTACACTCAAGATGAGAAGGCCCTGAAAGGAGCGTGCGATTGCAGCCAAG TGGTGAAGCCCAGTGGACACCACCTGAAACTGGCGGTGAAGATGCAGGACTTTGGCAAGGCCATGTTCAAGCCAATGAG GCAGCAGAGGGACGAGGAGACGCCGGATGACGTCTTTTTCTTCGTGGATGTCCAGAGACACAATGCAGAGATTGCTGCCTTTCACCTGGACAG AATCCTGGACTTCCGAAGAGTTCCACCGGTCGTTGGCAGGTTTCTCAACCTCACCGGCGAAGTACTCCAAGTGACCCGAAATGACGACCTACGTGCTGTTTTCTTCACCTCACCtg CAAACAACACTTGTTTTTTCGCCAAATGCCTGTACGCATGTAAGACAGAATATGCCGTTTGCGGGAGCCCCGACCTACTGGAAGGTTCCCTCTCCGCATACCTGCCCGGCCTCAGCATCGCCCCTCGCATCTCCATCCCCAACCCTTGGATACGCTCGTACACTTTCACTGGACAAGAAGA gtggcagGTGAATCCGTCCTACTGCGACACTTTAAAGAAGCTTTATCCTTACAACTCGGGCAACCGGCTCCTCAACATCATCGATATGTCGATTTTTGACTTTCTTATGG GCAACATGGACCGACACCACTATGAGATTTTCACCAAATTTGGCGATGAAggatttcttcttcatttggacAATGCAAGAgg ATTTGGGAAGCACAGTCGAGATGAGATATCCATTCTTGCCCCACTATTGCAGTGTTGCAt AATAAAGCGTTCCACTCTACTGAGGCTCCAGCTGCTGGCCCAACCCGACTTCAGACTGAGCGACGCGATGAGGGAGTCCCTACAAAAAGACCGCCTGCGGCCCATCCTGAGCGAAGCGCACCTCTCAGCGTTGGATCGCAGGCTCGTCAAGGTCCTGCGAGCGGTCCAGCGCTGCACGCGCAAGCTGGGCGACGAGCGGGTCATCGCGAATGACTTCGTTCGAGCCCCGGCCCACACTTGGGCCGACGCGGACAGCGAAACGGCCAGGTAG
- the prkar1ab gene encoding protein kinase, cAMP-dependent, regulatory, type I, alpha (tissue specific extinguisher 1) b translates to MASGSTSSEEERSLRECEQYVQKHNIQQLLKDCIVQLCTSRPDRPMAFLREYFERLEKEEAKQIQNQQKASSSRSDSRDEEVSPPMNPVVKGRRRRGAFSAEVYTEEDAASYVRKVIPKDYKTMAALAKAIEKNVLFSHLDDNERSDIFDAMFPVTYIAGETVILQGDEGDNFYVIDQGEMDVYVNNEWVTSIGEGGSFGELALIYGTPRAATVRAKTNVKLWGIDRDSYRRILMGSTLRKRKMYEEFLRKVSILESLDKWERLTVADALEPVQFEDGQKIVVQGEPGDEFFIILEGSAAVLQRRSENEEFVEVGRLGPSDYFGEIALLMNRPRAATVVARGPLKCVKLDRPRFERVLGPCSDILKRNIQQYNSFVSLSV, encoded by the exons ATGGCTTCTGGAAGCACGAGCAGCGAGGAGGAGCGCAGCCTGAGGGAGTGCGAGCAGTACGTGCAGAAACACAACATCCAGCAGCTGCTGAAGGACTGCATTGTCCAGCTGTGCACCTCCAGGCCCGACCGGCCCATGGCCTTCCTCAGGGAGTACTTTGAGAGGCTTGAGAAG GAGGAGGCCAAGCAGATCCAGAACCAGCAGAAGGCCAGCAGCTCGCGCTCCGACTCCCGCGACGAGGAGGTGTCCCCGCCCATGAACCCCGTGGTGAAAGGTCGCAGGCGGCGGGGAGCCTTCAGCGCCGAGGTTTACACGGAGGAGGATGCCGCCTCCTACGTCAGAAAG GTCATTCCGAAGGACTACAAGACAATGGCGGCCTTAGCCAAAGCGATTGAAAAGAATGTGCTCTTCTCTCACCTGGACGACAATGAGAGGAG TGACATATTCGACGCCATGTTTCCTGTCACCTACATTGCCGGGGAGACCGTTATTTTGCAGG GTGATGAGGGTGACAATTTCTACGTTATTGACCAAGGCGAGATGGAC GTGTACGTGAACAACGAATGGGTGACCAGCATCGGCGAAGGCGGCAGCTTCGGAGAGCTGGCGCTGATTTACGGCACCCCGAGGGCCGCCACCGTCAGAGCCAAGACCAACGTCAAGCTGTGGGGCATCGACAGAGACAGCTACAGGAGAATACTCATG GGAAGCACTttgaggaagaggaagatgtACGAGGAATTCCTCAGGAAAGTTTCAATTTTAG AGTCCCTGGACAAGTGGGAGCGCCTGACCGTCGCCGACGCCCTGGAGCCGGTCCAGTTTGAGGACGGCCAGAAGATCGTGGTGCAGGGAGAACCCGGAGATGAGttcttcatcattttggag GGTTCCGCCGCCGTTTTGCAGCGGCGCTCGGAGAACGAGGAGTTTGTCGAAGTGGGAAGATTAGGACCATCCGACTATTTTG GTGAGATCGCCCTGCTGATGAACCGCCCCCGCGCCGCCACGGTGGTCGCCCGCGGCCCCCTGAAGTGCGTCAAGCTGGACCGGCCTCGCTTCGAGCGCGTCCTGGGCCCGTGTTCGGACATCCTCAAACGCAACATCCAGCAGTACAACAGCTTCGTCTCGCTGTCGGTCTGA